Proteins from one Oscillatoria nigro-viridis PCC 7112 genomic window:
- a CDS encoding helix-turn-helix transcriptional regulator has translation MIKRRQPQEEAGESPLKKLRDELGMSQEEFARQIGTSVRTVSRWEAGDNVPTFTIAQMKALANFLRSRGLTLDDLPDRFGPPE, from the coding sequence CAAGAAGAAGCTGGCGAATCACCGCTGAAAAAACTCAGAGATGAGTTAGGAATGTCCCAAGAAGAATTTGCTAGGCAAATTGGGACATCGGTACGCACTGTGAGTCGCTGGGAAGCCGGAGATAATGTGCCGACATTCACAATTGCCCAGATGAAAGCTTTGGCAAATTTTTTGCGATCGCGCGGGTTAACTCTTGATGACTTGCCCGATCGCTTTGGCCCGCCTGAGTGA